A single region of the Streptomyces sp. AM 4-1-1 genome encodes:
- a CDS encoding helix-turn-helix domain-containing protein — protein MTFLGTVVPENAIRFLGHDTHRHDEPHLVYLVTGNARLSADGAEWRLGRHEAVWLAPRVPHALRIESGGMALGPTLNPGDLPRCRVQPLGAVPAIVEVMTTTLGAAPSTAEQVQPFRQALGRVLRGISRQYFPVVLPAHPAVRALAREALRTASGTLEQLAAQHRMSPRQVQRVFLDETGLPFTRWRNRARMNAAVEHLRGGGELTAAARAAGYATRAGLLRALSRESGVPVSALSTDAVGALGGH, from the coding sequence ATGACATTCCTCGGCACCGTGGTCCCCGAGAACGCCATCCGCTTTCTCGGGCACGACACGCATCGGCACGACGAGCCGCACCTCGTCTACCTGGTGACCGGCAACGCCCGACTGTCTGCCGACGGCGCGGAGTGGCGGCTCGGGCGACACGAGGCAGTCTGGCTCGCTCCCCGCGTGCCGCACGCGCTGCGGATCGAGTCGGGCGGCATGGCACTCGGCCCCACCCTCAACCCCGGTGACCTGCCCCGATGTCGTGTGCAGCCGCTCGGGGCGGTACCCGCGATCGTCGAGGTCATGACCACCACGCTCGGCGCGGCGCCGAGCACGGCGGAGCAGGTCCAGCCGTTCCGTCAGGCACTGGGACGCGTGCTGAGGGGCATCTCCCGGCAGTACTTCCCGGTCGTGCTCCCCGCCCATCCCGCGGTGCGCGCACTCGCCCGCGAGGCCCTGCGCACTGCCTCCGGGACGCTGGAGCAGCTCGCCGCGCAGCACCGGATGAGCCCCCGGCAGGTGCAGCGCGTCTTCCTCGACGAGACCGGACTGCCCTTCACACGGTGGCGCAACCGGGCCAGGATGAACGCCGCCGTCGAACACCTCCGCGGCGGGGGTGAGCTGACGGCGGCGGCCAGGGCGGCCGGCTACGCGACCCGGGCCGGACTGCTGCGCGCGCTGAGCCGCGAGTCCGGGGTGCCCGTGAGCGCGCTCAGCACGGACGCGGTGGGGGCGCTCGGCGGTCACTGA
- a CDS encoding ABC transporter substrate-binding protein, protein MFAPARLLAFALVAALALTGCSASDSSGDGDKAPVAKTRTVKTDYGEVKVPTDPKRVVVLNHALAGYLYDLDVPVRATIPEDADGKGKFSPYWEKEAKEDGTTFLPWSVDGFDLEAILALKPDLIVGGGIGFPLFQAEKVYDNLSGIAPTVLVGKKLGDWRSQFSFLADDVFGKPDVYDRHLAAYDKRIAEVKKAITPPPGPVSFLALTGDGTAYGLVESVGLPTELKRVGIEPAPVFAKGGFKVYGQGGDMFELSTEKVGQTITQPSVFVMGFNADTTDVATLKKNPVYGALPAFKANHAYDLPYWVLRGDYDESMALLDIIEKRFS, encoded by the coding sequence ATGTTTGCTCCTGCCCGCCTTCTCGCCTTCGCGCTCGTCGCCGCGCTGGCCCTCACCGGCTGCTCGGCCTCCGACTCGTCGGGCGACGGGGACAAGGCGCCCGTCGCGAAGACCCGTACCGTCAAGACCGACTACGGCGAGGTGAAGGTGCCGACCGACCCCAAGCGTGTGGTCGTGCTGAACCATGCCCTCGCCGGGTACCTCTACGACCTCGACGTGCCGGTGCGCGCCACGATTCCCGAGGACGCCGACGGCAAGGGCAAGTTCTCCCCGTACTGGGAGAAGGAGGCGAAGGAGGACGGCACGACGTTCCTGCCGTGGAGCGTCGACGGCTTCGATCTGGAGGCGATCCTCGCCCTCAAGCCCGACCTCATCGTCGGCGGCGGCATCGGCTTCCCGCTGTTCCAGGCGGAGAAGGTGTACGACAACCTCTCCGGCATCGCTCCCACCGTGCTCGTGGGCAAGAAGCTCGGCGACTGGCGGAGCCAGTTCTCCTTCCTCGCCGACGACGTGTTCGGCAAGCCCGACGTCTACGACCGGCACCTGGCCGCCTACGACAAGCGGATCGCCGAGGTGAAGAAGGCGATCACGCCGCCGCCCGGCCCCGTGTCCTTCCTCGCCCTCACCGGCGACGGCACCGCCTACGGCCTTGTGGAGAGCGTGGGCCTGCCCACCGAGTTGAAGAGGGTCGGCATCGAGCCGGCGCCGGTCTTCGCCAAGGGCGGTTTCAAGGTGTACGGGCAGGGCGGTGACATGTTCGAGCTGTCGACCGAGAAGGTGGGCCAGACGATCACCCAGCCGTCCGTGTTCGTCATGGGCTTCAACGCCGACACGACCGACGTCGCCACCCTGAAGAAGAACCCCGTCTACGGCGCGCTGCCCGCCTTCAAGGCGAACCACGCCTACGACCTGCCGTACTGGGTGCTGCGCGGCGACTACGACGAGTCGATGGCCCTGCTCGACATCATCGAGAAGCGGTTCTCCTGA
- a CDS encoding siderophore-interacting protein → MAAQRAYTTHPLVLRRLTVRRVHEVTPRMRRVVLGGEDLAAFTRDGIGRPAFSAPGFDDHIKLILAADGDIHAALPAQLPHGIEWTPAEHRLTRDYTPRRVDLQKGELHLDFVVHGEGPAETWSAAAREGDELWFVGPKSSLRLPERLDWMLLVGDETALPAIGRFLDERPLDATAHVLVTVSDDSARQELALRDGDTITWVVAEPGDAAALDAAVRALPVPTGEGYAWAAAESRALLPVRRYLQRERKLPKDRLNITGYWHREEATAPEGEGTADNGAAARGPADGRVPSPLPWLVTRAALLLGVVDAVADAPGLPVGALATRLGMPGPGIDVLLPLLAAYDVVVGADDGTGLRLGPAGEELLDDHEREEYTGHEAELLLALTHLAPALRNGTSPWRLASGTTLHDTVTHDAERYGELVEECEQLVFLLDGLTADPLWEDVGTCLLTGPGSASVVAALDDAGRRPRLRIAEDATPATVLRGQVPAPERIDWTAGPADVAVAAKALAYRTDQEATLLLTRLTDWTRTAVLVEASRPDGLSPHAAEAALHAYGATGSPLRDSAAIAALAKRSGWDVGRTIALGWGAEATVLHRA, encoded by the coding sequence ATGGCCGCCCAGCGCGCGTACACGACGCACCCCCTCGTCCTGCGCCGGCTCACCGTGCGCCGTGTCCACGAAGTGACCCCCAGGATGCGGCGAGTCGTTCTCGGCGGCGAGGATCTCGCCGCGTTCACCCGCGACGGAATCGGCCGTCCCGCCTTCTCCGCGCCCGGGTTCGACGACCACATCAAGCTGATCCTGGCCGCGGACGGGGACATCCACGCGGCGCTCCCCGCCCAGTTGCCGCACGGCATCGAGTGGACACCGGCCGAACACCGGCTGACCCGTGACTACACACCCCGGCGGGTGGACCTTCAGAAGGGTGAGCTTCACCTCGACTTCGTGGTGCACGGCGAAGGGCCCGCGGAGACATGGTCCGCGGCGGCGCGGGAGGGCGACGAGCTGTGGTTCGTCGGGCCCAAGTCGTCGCTCCGGCTGCCGGAACGGCTGGACTGGATGCTTCTCGTCGGGGACGAGACAGCACTGCCCGCGATCGGCCGCTTCCTCGACGAACGTCCGCTCGACGCCACGGCGCACGTCCTGGTGACCGTCTCGGACGACTCGGCACGCCAGGAACTGGCGCTGCGCGACGGCGACACGATCACCTGGGTGGTCGCGGAGCCGGGTGACGCGGCGGCACTGGACGCCGCCGTCCGCGCGCTGCCGGTGCCGACGGGTGAGGGGTACGCCTGGGCGGCGGCGGAGAGCCGGGCGCTGCTCCCGGTACGCCGGTATCTCCAGCGTGAACGGAAGCTCCCGAAGGACCGTCTGAACATCACGGGTTACTGGCACCGCGAGGAGGCCACCGCGCCGGAAGGGGAGGGCACGGCCGACAACGGCGCTGCCGCCCGCGGCCCCGCCGACGGCCGGGTCCCCTCCCCGCTGCCGTGGCTGGTCACACGGGCCGCGTTGCTGCTCGGCGTCGTCGACGCGGTGGCCGACGCACCGGGACTCCCAGTCGGCGCGCTCGCGACACGCCTGGGCATGCCCGGACCGGGGATCGACGTACTACTTCCACTGCTCGCCGCGTACGACGTGGTCGTCGGTGCCGACGACGGGACCGGGCTGCGCCTCGGCCCGGCGGGTGAGGAACTCCTGGACGACCACGAGCGTGAGGAGTACACCGGCCACGAGGCCGAGCTGCTGCTCGCCCTCACTCACCTCGCTCCCGCGCTCCGCAACGGTACGTCCCCCTGGCGGCTCGCCTCGGGCACCACCCTGCACGACACGGTCACCCACGACGCGGAACGCTACGGCGAACTGGTCGAGGAGTGCGAGCAGTTGGTCTTCCTGCTGGACGGCCTGACGGCCGACCCCCTCTGGGAGGACGTCGGGACCTGCCTCCTGACCGGGCCGGGCAGCGCCTCGGTGGTCGCCGCTCTCGACGACGCCGGACGGCGTCCGCGACTGCGGATCGCGGAGGACGCCACACCGGCCACGGTCCTGCGCGGACAGGTTCCGGCGCCGGAACGTATCGACTGGACGGCCGGCCCCGCCGATGTGGCCGTCGCCGCCAAGGCCCTCGCGTACCGCACCGATCAGGAGGCCACGCTGCTCCTCACTCGGCTCACCGACTGGACCCGGACGGCGGTCCTCGTCGAGGCGTCCCGCCCCGACGGCCTGAGTCCGCACGCGGCGGAGGCGGCCCTGCACGCGTACGGTGCGACCGGCAGCCCCCTGCGCGACTCCGCCGCCATCGCCGCCCTCGCGAAGCGGTCGGGCTGGGACGTCGGCCGGACCATCGCGCTCGGCTGGGGCGCGGAGGCCACTGTCCTGCACCGGGCCTGA
- a CDS encoding YjbQ family protein, which produces MPDAFTTHVLHLTTGSTETVTDLTADCERFLGRAADGRDGLLNVFVPHATAGIAVLETGAGSDDDLLATLHTVLPADDRWQHRHGSMGHGRDHVLPALVPPHATLPVIGGHLELGTWQSVCLVDTNKDNPDRQVRLSFLG; this is translated from the coding sequence ATGCCCGACGCCTTCACCACCCACGTCCTGCACCTCACCACCGGGTCGACCGAGACGGTCACGGACCTGACGGCCGACTGCGAACGGTTCCTCGGCCGTGCCGCCGACGGCCGGGACGGTCTGCTCAACGTCTTCGTGCCGCACGCGACCGCCGGCATCGCCGTCCTGGAGACCGGAGCGGGCAGCGACGACGACCTCCTCGCCACCCTCCACACGGTGCTGCCCGCGGACGACCGCTGGCAGCACCGCCACGGCAGCATGGGACACGGCCGCGACCATGTGCTCCCGGCACTCGTGCCCCCGCACGCCACCCTGCCGGTGATCGGCGGGCACCTGGAACTCGGCACCTGGCAGTCCGTCTGCCTGGTCGACACCAACAAGGACAATCCCGACCGTCAGGTCCGGCTGAGCTTCCTCGGTTAG
- a CDS encoding NAD(P)-binding domain-containing protein, whose protein sequence is MDVDVVVVGAGQAGLSAAYHLRRAGLAPDRDFVVLDHAPRPGGAWQFRWPSLTYGKVHGMHSLPGMELTGADDSRPSSEVIGAYFAEYEETFGLRVHRPVEVRAVREGGGGRLLVETSEGTYRARALINATGTWDRPFWPRLPGQETFRGRQLHTADYPGPEEFAGLRVVVVGGGASGTQHLMEIAEVAAETHWVTRRPPVFREGPFGADEGRAAVSMVEERVRRGLPPRSVVSVTGLPLTDAVRRARAEGVLDRLPMFDRITPEGVAWDDGRSAGADVILWATGFRAAIDHLAPLRLRERGGGIRLDGTRAVRDPRVQLVGYGPSASTIGANRAGRSAVRAIERLLDPAGRRERAPAGV, encoded by the coding sequence GTGGATGTGGACGTGGTCGTGGTCGGCGCCGGGCAGGCGGGGCTGTCCGCCGCCTACCATCTGCGGCGCGCCGGGCTGGCGCCCGACCGTGACTTCGTCGTTCTCGACCACGCTCCGCGTCCCGGTGGTGCCTGGCAGTTCCGGTGGCCCTCGCTCACGTACGGCAAGGTGCACGGGATGCACTCGCTGCCCGGGATGGAGCTGACCGGCGCCGACGACAGCCGGCCGTCGTCCGAGGTGATCGGCGCGTACTTCGCCGAGTACGAGGAGACGTTCGGGCTGAGGGTGCACCGGCCGGTCGAGGTGCGGGCGGTACGCGAGGGCGGCGGCGGGCGGCTGCTGGTCGAGACGTCGGAGGGAACATACCGGGCGCGGGCCCTGATCAACGCCACCGGGACCTGGGACCGGCCGTTCTGGCCGCGTCTTCCGGGTCAGGAGACGTTCCGGGGGCGGCAGTTGCACACCGCGGACTATCCGGGGCCGGAGGAGTTCGCCGGTCTGAGGGTGGTCGTGGTCGGTGGCGGCGCCTCCGGCACCCAGCATCTGATGGAGATCGCGGAGGTGGCGGCGGAGACGCACTGGGTGACCCGCCGGCCCCCCGTGTTCCGTGAGGGACCGTTCGGCGCGGACGAGGGACGGGCGGCCGTCTCGATGGTGGAGGAACGGGTGCGGCGCGGGCTGCCGCCGCGGAGCGTGGTGAGCGTGACCGGTCTGCCGCTCACCGATGCCGTCCGGCGGGCCCGTGCGGAGGGCGTGCTCGACCGGTTGCCGATGTTCGACCGGATCACCCCCGAGGGGGTGGCCTGGGACGACGGCCGGAGCGCCGGCGCGGACGTCATCCTCTGGGCGACCGGGTTCCGGGCCGCCATCGACCATCTGGCGCCGCTGCGGCTGCGTGAACGGGGCGGGGGCATTCGGCTGGACGGCACGCGGGCGGTACGCGATCCACGCGTCCAGCTCGTCGGGTACGGGCCGTCCGCGAGCACCATCGGGGCCAATCGGGCGGGGCGGTCAGCGGTGCGCGCGATCGAGCGGCTGCTCGACCCGGCCGGACGCCGGGAACGTGCGCCGGCCGGGGTGTGA